In Euphorbia lathyris chromosome 9, ddEupLath1.1, whole genome shotgun sequence, the following are encoded in one genomic region:
- the LOC136206979 gene encoding uncharacterized protein At2g39795, mitochondrial yields the protein MAFSSLVRRASASVLPVAIRSVASRRAFHGAISAVLNVETRSPSHQVGRQFLPFFRFSTAVSEKPTADATLVRVLESEIDCAEQPGDVENIPDGFPFEIQDNPGERTIFLKRKYQDEIIKVEVDAPSIPGDEDEDDDEDKDQNAEDSNVPPSLPLVVSISKGDGQALEFGVTAFPDEISIDTMSIRNLESAEDELAYEGPDFNDLDENLQKAFHKYLEIRGIKPSLTNFLFDYMGNKDNKEYLLWLKNLKGFMEK from the exons ATGGCCTTCAGTTCCCTAGTTCGCAGAGCCTCTGCTTCCGTATTGCCCGTAGCAATCCGCTCAGTAGCATCTCGGAGAGCATTCCACGGCGCAATCTCTGCCGTTCTTAATGTTGAAACCCGCAGTCCTTCGCACCAGGTAGGAAgacaatttcttccatttttccGATTCTCGACGGCCGTTTCTGAGAAACCGACCGCTGATGCTACTCTTGTTCGTGTACTTGAATCCGAAATTGACTGCGCCGAGCAACCCGGCGAT GTAGAGAATATCCCAGATGGATTTCCTTTTGAAATTCAAGATAATCCTGGAGAGAGAACTATATTTCTTAAGAGGAAGTATCAAGATGAGATAATTAAAGTTGAAGTTGATGCTCCTAGTATTCCAGGCGACGAGGATGAGGATGATGACGAGGATAAGGATCAAAATGCTGAAGACTCAAATGTTCCACCAAGTCTTCCATTGGTTGTGAGTATTTCTAAAGGGGATGGTCAGGCTCTGGAGTTTGGGGTCACTGCTTTCCCTGATGAGATTTCCATTGATACTATGTCAATCAGGAATTTAGAATCTGCCGAAGATGAACTGGCATATGAAGGGCCGGATTTTAA TGATTTGGATGAAAATTTGCAGAAGGCCTTCCATAAATATCTTGAGATTCGAGGGATCAAACCTAGCTTGACAAACTTTTTGTTCGATTACATGGGAAACAAGGACAATAAAGAATACTTGCTCTGGCTGAAGAACCTCAAGGGTTTTATGGAAAAGTAA
- the LOC136207080 gene encoding uracil phosphoribosyltransferase isoform X2, whose product MESYFLRFSKVTKKLHMNQSPFFFIVYVFSLLPTSIVTSTLSGQPLAGEMSCSAPSRSSFLIVKSQMATEEKPVSGDRMLVYVPPHPLIKHWVSVLRNEQTPPPIFRNAMAELGRLLIYEASRDWLPTVNGEIQSPMGVASVEFIDPREPVAVVPILRAGLALAEQASSILPATKTYHIGMSRDEETLQPTIYLNKLPDKFPAETRVFVVDPMLATGGTIVATIELIKERGVENRQIKVISAVAAPPALQKLSDKFPGIHVYTGIIDPTVDERGFIVPGLGDAGDRSYGTL is encoded by the exons ATGGAATCATACTTCCTTCGATTTTCCAAAGTTACAAAGAAGCTCCATATGAACCAATCCCCTTTCTTTTTCATAGTTTATGTATTCTCGCTTCTGCCTACCTCCATAGTCACTAGTACTCTCTCAGGCCAGCCTCTCGCCGGCGAG ATGTCGTGTTCCGCCCCTTCCCGCAGCAGCTTTCTAATTGTCAAGTCTCAAATGGCCACTGAAGAGAAGCCCGTATCTGGGGATAGAATGCTT GTATATGTGCCTCCACATCCGTTGATCAAGCACTGGGTTTCAGTTCTAAGAAACGAGCAAACTCCTCCCCCTATTTTCA gGAATGCCATGGCTGAGTTAGGGAGGCTACTTATATATGAAGCTTCAAGGGATTGGTTG CCCACCGTCAATGGGGAGATTCAGTCACCAATGGGTGTTGCCTCAGTAGAATTCATTGATCCAAGGGAGCCTGTGGCG GTTGTTCCCATCTTGAGAGCTGGTCTTGCTCTTGCTGAACAAGCATCATCCATCTTACCTGCAACAAAAACCTACCATATAG GGATGAGCAGAGATGAGGAGACACTTCAGCCGACAATATATCTGAACAA GTTGCCTGACAAGTTCCCCGCAGAGACTCGGGTTTTTGTGGTGGATCCAATGTTGGCAACAG GTGGTACAATAGTTGCAACTATTGAGTTAATCAAGGAACGTGGGGTTGAGAACAGACAAATCAAAGTG ATATCTGCAGTAGCTGCACCGCCAGCCCTTCAAAAGCTCAGTGACAAGTTCCCTGG GATTCATGTTTACACCGGTATCATTGATCCCACTGTCGATGAGAGAGG TTTTATAGTTCCTGGACTGGGAGATGCAGGAGATCGCAGCTATGGCACATTGTGA
- the LOC136207080 gene encoding uracil phosphoribosyltransferase isoform X1, whose product MASHSLINSFSRCSPSTPFIAFRFHLPNPNSLPPSLNYFPSSAPHFPRKMSCSAPSRSSFLIVKSQMATEEKPVSGDRMLVYVPPHPLIKHWVSVLRNEQTPPPIFRNAMAELGRLLIYEASRDWLPTVNGEIQSPMGVASVEFIDPREPVAVVPILRAGLALAEQASSILPATKTYHIGMSRDEETLQPTIYLNKLPDKFPAETRVFVVDPMLATGGTIVATIELIKERGVENRQIKVISAVAAPPALQKLSDKFPGIHVYTGIIDPTVDERGFIVPGLGDAGDRSYGTL is encoded by the exons ATGGCGTCTCACTCTCTTATAAATTCCTTTTCCCGGTGCTCGCCTTCTACGCCGTTTATTGCGTTTAGATTTCACCTACCAAACCCTAATTCTCTTCCTCCTTCACTTAATTACTTTCCTTCTTCTGCTCCTCACTTTCCCCGCAAG ATGTCGTGTTCCGCCCCTTCCCGCAGCAGCTTTCTAATTGTCAAGTCTCAAATGGCCACTGAAGAGAAGCCCGTATCTGGGGATAGAATGCTT GTATATGTGCCTCCACATCCGTTGATCAAGCACTGGGTTTCAGTTCTAAGAAACGAGCAAACTCCTCCCCCTATTTTCA gGAATGCCATGGCTGAGTTAGGGAGGCTACTTATATATGAAGCTTCAAGGGATTGGTTG CCCACCGTCAATGGGGAGATTCAGTCACCAATGGGTGTTGCCTCAGTAGAATTCATTGATCCAAGGGAGCCTGTGGCG GTTGTTCCCATCTTGAGAGCTGGTCTTGCTCTTGCTGAACAAGCATCATCCATCTTACCTGCAACAAAAACCTACCATATAG GGATGAGCAGAGATGAGGAGACACTTCAGCCGACAATATATCTGAACAA GTTGCCTGACAAGTTCCCCGCAGAGACTCGGGTTTTTGTGGTGGATCCAATGTTGGCAACAG GTGGTACAATAGTTGCAACTATTGAGTTAATCAAGGAACGTGGGGTTGAGAACAGACAAATCAAAGTG ATATCTGCAGTAGCTGCACCGCCAGCCCTTCAAAAGCTCAGTGACAAGTTCCCTGG GATTCATGTTTACACCGGTATCATTGATCCCACTGTCGATGAGAGAGG TTTTATAGTTCCTGGACTGGGAGATGCAGGAGATCGCAGCTATGGCACATTGTGA